A window of Halomonas sp. H10-9-1 contains these coding sequences:
- a CDS encoding DUF4214 domain-containing protein: MNETDYEEFWNNNALNQTFWQELTQWVDSYFQQNLGITLMDGALTAGEEARVEAWASNPDNVYHYAQALYSQPFFQEYLATLPDYDPNDGWEPGDDDAAFDELFSDDAAQGDVGLDALFASLFDGSGDDLFDDTPDGPPFQARLNRGQVEDMALLYEAALDREPDEPGLNYFVGNMRDGQSLQDIARSFYQADEFRSQFDDFDDANYINQLYENVLGRQADRAGIDYWLNDIQNNGRSHAEVLVSFAQSEENRSNADAWLAGLQFDTGTDEWVL; this comes from the coding sequence ATGAACGAGACCGACTATGAAGAGTTCTGGAACAACAACGCGCTCAACCAGACGTTCTGGCAAGAGCTGACCCAGTGGGTCGACAGTTACTTCCAGCAGAACCTTGGCATCACGTTGATGGATGGCGCGTTGACCGCCGGCGAAGAAGCCCGCGTGGAGGCCTGGGCGTCAAATCCAGATAACGTCTATCACTATGCTCAGGCACTGTATTCACAGCCCTTCTTTCAGGAGTATCTCGCCACGCTGCCCGATTACGATCCGAATGACGGCTGGGAGCCAGGTGATGACGATGCCGCCTTCGATGAGCTATTCAGCGATGACGCCGCGCAGGGAGATGTCGGACTAGACGCTCTTTTCGCCAGCCTGTTCGACGGAAGTGGCGATGACCTCTTCGATGATACGCCTGACGGACCACCCTTCCAGGCCAGGCTAAACCGCGGGCAGGTAGAGGACATGGCACTTCTCTACGAGGCCGCCCTGGATCGAGAGCCTGATGAACCAGGGCTCAACTATTTCGTCGGCAACATGCGCGATGGCCAATCCCTTCAGGACATAGCACGCAGCTTCTATCAGGCCGACGAGTTCCGCAGCCAGTTTGATGATTTCGATGACGCCAACTATATCAACCAGCTCTACGAAAATGTGCTGGGACGACAGGCCGACCGAGCCGGGATCGACTACTGGCTGAATGATATCCAGAACAATGGCCGCTCCCACGCCGAGGTGCTGGTGAGCTTCGCCCAGTCCGAGGAGAACCGCAGCAATGCCGATGCCTGGCTGGCTGGGCTGCAGTTCGATACCGGCACGGATGAGTGGGTGCTTTAG
- a CDS encoding cyclic nucleotide-binding domain-containing protein has translation MPSPYLDDALESLLLAHCHRRCFSRKERILNGGSQADTLLYFIKGVAKVALISPQGQEMIVTYLGPGEFAGEVGIFCPELPRSAWVVAHSDCEVGMLPHTEFHQLAEEHPKLLYALGRQLSVRLLKTTQRASDFAFHDVVGRIRRCLQELSQLAAKAKYDGVTIHYTRQELALMAGCTREMAGRALKVLEQGGLVRVHGKSIQVSRELMQQTADSEA, from the coding sequence CATCGTCGTTGCTTCTCCCGCAAAGAGAGGATACTCAACGGCGGTAGCCAAGCCGACACCCTGCTCTACTTTATCAAGGGAGTCGCCAAGGTTGCGCTGATCAGCCCTCAGGGCCAGGAGATGATCGTGACCTACCTTGGCCCAGGTGAGTTTGCCGGTGAGGTAGGCATTTTCTGCCCCGAGCTGCCACGCTCGGCCTGGGTAGTGGCCCATAGCGATTGCGAGGTGGGCATGCTGCCTCACACCGAGTTTCATCAACTGGCCGAAGAGCATCCCAAACTCCTCTATGCGCTGGGGCGCCAGCTCTCCGTACGTCTGCTCAAGACCACCCAGCGCGCCAGCGATTTTGCCTTCCATGATGTCGTGGGGCGCATTCGACGCTGCCTGCAGGAACTCTCGCAGCTGGCGGCCAAGGCCAAGTACGACGGCGTGACCATCCACTACACGCGCCAGGAGCTGGCCCTGATGGCCGGCTGTACCCGCGAGATGGCCGGACGTGCCCTCAAGGTGCTGGAGCAGGGCGGCCTGGTGCGGGTGCACGGCAAGAGCATTCAGGTCAGCAGGGAGCTGATGCAGCAGACCGCCGACAGCGAGGCCTAG